Genomic window (Equus przewalskii isolate Varuska chromosome 12, EquPr2, whole genome shotgun sequence):
CCAAGGCCTCTGGGAAGCCCGACGGGGCCAAGCAGAGCAGCAGGCTGCCGGGCGCCTCCCGGGACATGGAGAGCACCGTGGGGGACAGGAGGTTGAGGCTCACCAGCCGCTCCCCCCACAGCCAGGCGTCGTCCAGGTGGGGGTCAATGGCCGAGCCGCGCTCCGGGCAGTAGTCCAGGTTGCACTGCTCCACAGGCCGGAAGTCCTCCAGGATGGGGTAGAGGCCCATCCTCCGCACCACCTCCCGGCTGAAGCTGGGGAGGCCTCTGAAGCCAGCGGTCTTTAGCTTCTGCTTCCGAAAGTTGACTTTGGGGCCGTAGTCCTGAAGGACGAGGACAAGAAAGAAGTGGAGAAACGTGTGAGTTTACAGAAACAGGATCACAGACCAGGTAGGAAGAATTCAATGACAGCGaccaagacaagcaaaaattccTGACTTCGTGGATCTGACATTCTAGCAGGAAGAGGCCAACACCAAGGAGGTGTAAATAAACGGCCAACAGCAGACAGCAGtaaatgctaaggagaaaaataaagcagcgAAGGGGGATAGGAAGTGTCGAGGGGATGTCCTAGCCCAGGTACTGCAGAAAGCAGAGCCGAGACAAGGCCCGTGGGCAGGCGGCCTGTTCCAGGACATGATGCAAAGGAGTAAGGATCTGGGAAGGATGAGCAGCGAGGGCGGGAAAGCCAACCCAAGGCAGCAGCATTGCCGGTCAGCGCCGGGCACAACTGGGGTTCAGAACCACGAGGGCAAAGAGAGCACATGACTCAGAGTTCCACTCCTAGCTACACACCCAAAGGAACTGGAAACAGGCGTCTACACAGCAACTTGCACATGAACGTTCACAGCGGCACTATTCACAAcaggcaaaaagtggaaacaacccaagtgtccaccaacggatgaatggatgaacgacGCACTTCTGCACAGTGGAATATCGCTCGGCCCGAGAAAGCAGTGAGGCGCTGATGCAGCGCCAAAGTGATGAGCCCTGAAGACGTCACGCTAACTGAAAGACACCAGACGCAAGGGTCACGTCTTATATACTCGCGTTTATGTGAAACGTCCAGGACAGGCaagtccacagagacagaaggcgGATCAGTGGCTGCTGGGGAACAGaggagtggggagtgactgccaatGGATTATCACCacctttggggtgatgaaaatgttctggaaccaggtagtggtgatggttgcacaatatggtgaatatactaaaaatcaaaCCACTGAATTGTGCCCTTGAAGTGGGTCGATTTCATGGTAGGTAGCCgctttctaaaaaacaaaaacacatcaGAGAGGAGCCTTCTGGAACACAACTCAGATTTGTAGGCTGAGCGATGAAAGAGAGGAGCGTTTATCCGCAGACTCCTGCCCCCTCGGGTGCCCCTCCTGTGGAGGGGGGCTCCGCCCGGTGGAAATGTCCTGGCCCCCCCAGGCTCTGCAGGTCGCAGAGTGCCGGGGCGAGGCAGCTCCTGCAGGCCACCCCTTGTGGCAGCAGGCAGAAGCCTGAGATGGAGTGCAGGGCGTAGAGGAGCAAAGCCCGAGTATTTAAGGAACACTGAGGAGGCTGGGTGACTGCCCTAGGCGACACGCTGAGAGCAGAAGTAGACACGAAGGGTGGGCTGGCGGCCAGTGCAGGGCCTTCCAGGGCCCTGTAAGGACTCTGCCTTTGGGCTGAGAGGGGAGGCTCTGCAGGCTCTGTGACAGAGCGGTGACTCGACTGGACAGGACATCAGCAGGTTCACTTTTCTCTCTACTGAAGCTGACCGCAAAGGGCGAGGGCTGCTGCGGGAAGCTCCTGCACTGGGGGTGGCGATGGGGGGGGTGTGTTCTCAGATTCGGGGTATgtttgaaggaagaaagagctgaCAGGAACTAccaaggagagacagagagaaatctgGAAAGACCCATGGCTTCCGGCCTGAGCAGGTGGAAGATGGAGCTGGCTGAGATGGGGACCCTGAGGGGCTGCAGCTGGGGACAAGGAGCCAGAGCCCGGTGCAGGGTGTGACCAAGAGAGAAGCCTGGGTGGGAGGTACGAACATGGGTGTCCCGAATACGCCAACAGCGTGCGCAGCCTCGCGCAGAGCAGCCAAGGAGCGTCcacagaagggagagaagagcccCAAGGACCGAGCCTGCAGATGGGCTGGGTTTAGGGCATGGAGGTCAGCAGTGGACGCGGGTTTTGAGAGGGTTAAGGGAGGAGAGGAATTGAAGAGATCCAAGAGCTCTTGCGAAGTTGTGCTCCAGAGACAAGAGAGATGGAGCTCACCGGTAGGCTGGTGGAAAAGACCCAGCTGAGGCAAATCTGATCtcgaggagagagaggggaacaaCGCTGGACAGTGTCTTCCGAGCGGGAGGGGACAGCATCCAGCTGGCCAGGGGCTCAGGTAAGGGGAACAGTGTCGGCACAGCACAGGCAGCTGTGTTCTCAGGGAGGCCCGGTCGTCAGCGGAGTGGGGAGTGAAAAGAGAAGGTGTGGAAGGAGAGCAGCAGAGTGAACGAGCCGGGGTGAGGGCGGTGTGACTGCCGGAGCAGGAAAGGCCCAGCTCGAGGtagagagcagagctggggagccccGCCAGCAAGCCTCAAGTGGGTGcccaggggcggggtggggctggACTCAACCAGGGCTGTGGGTGAGGGCAAAGAGTACAACAAATGGAAGTGACAGTGTAACTGGCCATGGTATGGAAGTTGGTGAGGAAAGCCGACGGGCCGGGGAGGCAAAGAGAAAGGCAGCCTGATGGCTGGCTCGAGGTCCTTGGGGAGTGGAGGATCGCTGGAGCCCAGGaacggagggaggagggagctgtgaCCCCCGACACAGGGAAAGTGCAGGATGTGGAGGCCCGATCAGCAGAACAGGTGCGAGGAGACGACAGTGATGGGGAGAGAATTTCAGACAGGAAGGCACCTGGTAGCCTTCAAGAAACCCTCCTCGATCCTTAACCCGACCATGACCGTGACAGTCACCAGCACCAGGCCAGCTAGAGAAAGGCGCGGAAAGAGCTGAGCGGCTGTCTGCTTTAGATCCCCCTTGACAAGGCACACCACTCAGCAGCCCTGCCCACCGTGCTCTGAGGTCAGGGGGCTTGCCCCTCGATGGCCCTGGGGGCCGAGGGGTGTGGCTGAGGAGGAGAGCACTGAGAGGGAGGTGAGCAAAGAGGCTCCGGACAAGGAGTCTGGAGGGGCCCAGCGGGGCGACCgtcctcccagctctgggcccGCCTACCTGCTTCCTCCGTCCAGACTGTGAGGGCTTCCAGGGCTCCCGGTCCATGAGCTGCACCATCTCGGCCTCCTCCTCCCGGGTCACGAAGTCCTCTATCACCGTCACACCCGGGAAGGGGAAGGCCCAGCCTTCGAAGTCAGACTCCTCGGCCCCCACGGCCCAGCCAGTGTCAGAGTAGTAAATGAAACGGTGTGTTTTCTGCACAAGAAAGAAGAGGTCCTGGAGCCACTGGAGCCCTGCCTCAGCACACGGGTGCCCCTGAGGCCCCTCGCGAGCAGCCCCTGCC
Coding sequences:
- the ALKBH4 gene encoding alpha-ketoglutarate-dependent dioxygenase alkB homolog 4 yields the protein MKTGPRSNGVRGPRGGALRGEEKTHRFIYYSDTGWAVGAEESDFEGWAFPFPGVTVIEDFVTREEEAEMVQLMDREPWKPSQSGRRKQDYGPKVNFRKQKLKTAGFRGLPSFSREVVRRMGLYPILEDFRPVEQCNLDYCPERGSAIDPHLDDAWLWGERLVSLNLLSPTVLSMSREAPGSLLLCLAPSGFPEALVEGVMAPSRSVLCQEVEVAVPLPCRSLLVLTGAARHQWKHAIHRRHIQARRVCATFRELSAEFCPGGKQQELGQELLQISLSFQGRPM